A stretch of the Aspergillus puulaauensis MK2 DNA, chromosome 6, nearly complete sequence genome encodes the following:
- the gliA gene encoding MFS-type gliotoxin efflux transporter gliA (COG:G;~EggNog:ENOG410QE2U;~InterPro:IPR020846,IPR011701,IPR036259;~PFAM:PF07690,PF06609;~SMCOG1005:Drug resistance transporter, EmrB/QacA;~TransMembrane:14 (i49-75o87-105i117-136o142-165i177-201o207-227i247-265o277-298i310-335o347-367i379-401o413-434i441-465o517-536i);~antiSMASH:Cluster_6.7;~go_function: GO:0022857 - transmembrane transporter activity [Evidence IEA];~go_process: GO:0055085 - transmembrane transport [Evidence IEA]) — protein MATVQETQDAPEKHPYPKDVSPEAPVGVDAKDSPSAAVESEPKLTGLRLAAVFTVLCLAVFLVALDNTIIATAIPRITDEFQALEDVGWYGSSYLLTTCMFQLVFGKLYGYFPIKLVFLAGVVIFEIGSAVCGAAPTSVALIVGRAIAGLGASGIFQGAMVIVAYSVDPRQRPMYNGIFGSIYGISSIIGPLLGGAFTSHVTWRWCFYINLPIGAVVIVILAVFLQIPPIIHSQSDRKTLIEHMDPLGIVAFLPAIVCLLLAVQWGGTTYPWSNVRIIVLFVLARLLLVAFIAIQLTLQENAMVPPRILRIFPIAYSSVFMIVFSGAYFTIVYYLPIWFQAIKSASAVSSGIMCLPMMLSMVIFSFITGGGVTATGKHLPFFVVATVLSTIGAGLVTTFATDTGHPKWIGYQVLVGAGVGMGVQLPVITAQAVLPAPDIPVGTAVVTFCQTFSGAIFVAVSQALFANRLRSGILTTVPGVSPSIVQQIGATNLDAVIDAEYMPAVRKVYNEALVSTWYLAVALFGVSVGVVGGMAWKRRKHARAM, from the exons ATGGCGACAGTCCAGGAAACGCAGGATGCCCCCGAAAAGCACCCATACCCCAAGGACGTCTCGCCTGAGGCTCCAGTGGGTGTCGACGCCAAAGACAGCCCCTCTGCTGCGGTAGAGAGCGAGCCCAAGTTGACTGGACTCCGGCTGGCAGCAGTGTTTACCGTTCTGTGCCTTGCAGTTTTCCTGGTTGCCCTG GACAACACTATCATCGCGACGGCCATCCCCCGGATTACCGACGAGTTCCAGGCCCTTGAAGATGTGGGCTGGTACGGGTCATCCTACCTTCTCACGACCTGCATGTTCCAGCTCGTGTTTGGAAAGCTGTACGGATACTTTCCCATCAAGCTGGTGTTTCTGGCCGGCGTGGTAATCTTCGAGATTGGATCCGCCGTCTGTGGCGCGGCTCCAACGTCGGTTGCGTTGATTGTGGGCAGAGCGATTGCTGGATTGGGTGCATCGGGCATCTTCCAGGGAGCAATGGTGATTGTTGCGTACTCGGTTGATCCTCGACAGCGGCCCATGT ATAACGGCATCTTTGGCTCCATCTATGGGATCTCATCGATCATTGGCCCTCTGCTCGGCGGCGCATTTACATCGCACGTTACGTGGCGATGGTGTTTCTATAtcaacctccccatcggCGCCGTCGTCATTGTGATCCTCGCTGTCTTCCTGCAGATTCCCCCAATCATCCACTCCCAATCGGACCGCAAGACGTTGATCGAGCACATGGATCCCCTCGGCATTGTGGCTTTTCTTCCGGCCATTGTGTGCCTGTTGCTGGCCGTGCAGTGGGGAGGAACAACATACCCGTGGTCGAACGTCCGGATTATCGTCTTGTTCGTGTTGGCTAGGTTGCTCCTAGTCGCCTTCATTGCAATTCAGCTGACGCTGCAGGAGAACGCGATGGTTCCTCCCAGGATCCTTCGAATATTCCCGATCGCTTACTCGTCAGTCTTTATGATTGTGTTCTCAGGGGCTTACTTCACAATCGTTTACTACTTGCCCATCTGGTTCCAGGCTATCAAGAGTGCCTCTGCTGTCAGTTCTGGGATTATGTGTCTCCCAATGATGCTGTCGATGGTTATTTTCTCCTTCATCACCGGCGGGGGCGTGACTGCGACGGGCAAGCATCTCCCATTCTTTGTCGTAGCCACTGTATTATCGACAATCGGCGCAGGGCTGGTTACAACGTTTGCGACCGACACCGGCCATCCCAAGTGGATAGGGTACCAGgttctcgtcggcgccggagTGGGCATGGGCGTCCAGCTTCCGGTCATCACCGCGCAGGCTGTTCTCCCTGCACCAGACATACCCGTGGGGACCGCGGTTGTCACATTCTGCCAGACCTTCAGTGGAGCCATATTTGTCGCGGTCAGCCAGGCTTTGTTCGCCAATCGCCTTCGAAGTGGGATCCTGACCACAGTGCCGGGAGTCAGCCCGTCGATCGTTCAACAGATCGGAGCAACAAACTTGGACGCAGTCAT
- the gliC gene encoding cytochrome P450 monooxygenase gliC (COG:Q;~EggNog:ENOG410PG8F;~InterPro:IPR001128,IPR017972,IPR002401,IPR036396;~PFAM:PF00067;~SMCOG1034:cytochrome P450;~TransMembrane:1 (o22-42i);~antiSMASH:Cluster_6.7;~go_function: GO:0005506 - iron ion binding [Evidence IEA];~go_function: GO:0016705 - oxidoreductase activity, acting on paired donors, with incorporation or reduction of molecular oxygen [Evidence IEA];~go_function: GO:0020037 - heme binding [Evidence IEA];~go_process: GO:0055114 - oxidation-reduction process [Evidence IEA]), with the protein MEIGQNISARVSPHGLPNLADLGHSVWGLLGLLAAYAIWAYLPRAKLGKRLNAVISKILDFYLTRRYPIHHLETGKTLPGRPYQWPNGQGDVDKFIDGIENRATWAKDHGQIYRVWAGMKPEIVLQKPEHVKLVFRDSDRHSKAVNNDSGHLMGEVLGQCLGLISGANWRTLRAVSEPAFAHSTAANYLGLIHRRVGSYLDQCSSIRAGLIDPVADFKFLPFFVIADLLYGEVTSQMEEALRDMAPIRERLFQLVIRGGIARFSWSKYLPTEAGRVLKQFQSRWIAFNETAYRRARALEATDTPVYQLFSAVERGEISADNASQTLDEMLFANLDVTIGSLSWNPVFLAAHPDVQDELHRSIAQAEQEEGPEMAGYLQRSSTCLATCILESARLKPLAAFSVPQAAPTERVLDGYLVTAGTSFIVDAYALNVEHEFWGVDRREYRPSRFLHLNVSETRYHLWRFGFGPRQCLGKYVADLIIRTFLAHLVRNWRLEFQKGEGTDSRNWQRDLDAWITHPKVNLIVKPR; encoded by the exons ATGGAAATAGGTCAGAACATCAGCGCGCGAGTGTCACCGCATGGTTTGCCAAACCTCGCAGATCTTGGACACAGCGTCTGGGGTCTGCTTGGGCTATTGGCAGCATACGCAATATGGGCATATCTACCCAGAGCGAAGCTGGGGAAGAGGCTCAATGCCGTGATATCCAAAATCCTGGAT TTCTACTTGACGCGACGGTATCCAATTCACCACCTGGAGACGGGCAAGACTCTTCCTGGGCGGCCTTATCAATGGCCGAACGGACAGGGCGATGTCGATAAATTCATAGATGGGATTGAGAACCGGGCCACATGGGCAAAGGACCATGGGCAAATCTACCGGGTCTGGGCTGGAATGAAGCCAGAGAT TGTCCTGCAGAAGCCAGAGCACGTCAAGCTTGTCTTCCGCGACTCCGACCGGCACTCCAAGGCCGTCAACAACGACTCGGGCCATCTGATGGGTGAGGTGCTAGGTCAATGTCTGGGCCTGATCAGCGGCGCAAACTGGCGGACACTGCGCGCAGTGAGCGAGCCAGCGTTTGCCCACAGCACGGCCGCCAACTACCTCGGCCTCATCCACCGGCGTGTGGGCAGCTATCTCGATCAATGCTCCTCCATCCGAGCCGGATTGATCGATCCTGTCGCAGATTTCAAATTTCTGCCCTTTTTCGTCATCGCAGACCTTCTGTACGGCGAGGTGACAAGCCAAATGGAGGAGGCTCTACGTGACATGGCCCCTATCCGAGAACGTCTGTTCCAGCTGGTCATTAGGGGAGGAATTGCTCGCTTTTCATGGTCGAAATATCTCCCCACCGAGGCAGGCCGGGTGCTGAAGCAGTTTCAGTCGCGATGGATCGCTTTCAATGAGACTGCTTATCGCCGCGCCCGTGCGCTGGAGGCAACCGACACCCCAGTCTATCAGTTGTTTTCAGCGGTGGAGCGAGGCGAGATCAGTGCGGACAACGCATCTCAAACGCTGGATGAGATGTTGTTTGCGAACCTGGACGTCACCATAGGCTCGTTGTCGTGGAACCCTGTGTTTCTGGCAGCACACCCCGACGTGCAGGACGAGCTGCACAGGAGTATTGCCCAAGCAGAACAAGAGGAAGGACCCGAGATGGCTGGCTATCTACAGAGGAGCTCAACCTGCCTCGCAACGTGCATCCTGGAATCAGCCCGTCTCAAGCCCCTGGCCGCATTTTCGGTCCCCCAAGCGGCGCCAACAGAGCGCGTCCTGGATGGCTATCTGGTCACGGCCGGGACCAGCTTCATAGTCGATGCGTACGCCTTGAACGTTGAGCACGAGTTCTGGGGCGTAGATCGCCGCGAGTATCGACCGTCTCGGTTCTTACACCTCAACGTGTCCGAGACTAGGTATCACCTCTGGCGGTTCGGATTTGGGCCCCGTCAGTGTCTTGGAAAGTATGTGGCGGATCTGATAATCCGCACATTCCTCGCACATCTGGTGCGCAATTGGAGGCTGGAGTTTCAAAAGGGCGAGGGCACCGATTCGAGGAACTGGCAGCGCGACTTGGACGCTTGGATCACCCATCCCAAGGTGAACCTCATCGTAAAACCGCGGTAG
- the gliJ gene encoding dipeptidase gliJ (COG:O;~EggNog:ENOG410PG7J;~InterPro:IPR008257,IPR032466;~MEROPS:MER0032370;~PFAM:PF01244;~antiSMASH:Cluster_6.7;~go_function: GO:0070573 - metallodipeptidase activity [Evidence IEA];~go_process: GO:0006508 - proteolysis [Evidence IEA]) produces the protein MTESDQTLLQVQRLLHRVPLIDGHNDFPFMLRGLHSNQLDQGQLDNFPIGQTDIARLRRGMVGGQFWSAYVPCSKEPELALDDPYLECLRQTLQQIDAIHRMIERYPKVFGLAQSTQDVWEMFRSGRIASLIAIEGLHQIANSPGALRMLHRLGVRYATLTHTRNNQYYDSATDEPLHNGLSQIGKKMIHEMNRVGMMIDLSHTSTSTQQAVLEVSKAPVIFSHSACAALVSHPRNVTDEVLRMLEKNGGVIMICFLRELVDPTGGEQATCSQVVDHILHAAKRIGYDHVGIGSDFDGMLQGPKELDDVSAFPQLVAQLLQRGVAESNVEKVVGLNILRIMKEVEDVAFQEQNFNTTDHLCDEIRPMWTAEQREMLHLQGRKRGLA, from the exons ATGACTGAATCGGACCAGACGCTTCTGCAGGTACAGCGGCTGCTGCATCGAGTACCGTTAATCG ATGGACACAACGACTTTCCGTTCATGCTACGCGGCTTGCACTCAAACCAACTCGACCAGGGCCAGTTGGATAACTTCCCCATCGGTCAAACGGACATTGCTCGCCTGCGACGGGGCATGGTGGGCGGGCAGTTCTGGAGCGCATATGTGCCATG CTCAAAAGAACCGGAATTAGCGCTCGATGACCCATACCTCGAATGCCTCCGCCAAACGCTTCAGCAAATCGATGCCATTCACCGGATGATCGAACGATACCCGAAAGTGTTTGGTCTCGCCCAGAGCACCCAAGATGTTTGGGAAATGTTTCGATCAGGGCGTATAGCCAGCCTTATTGCGATTGAAGGTTTGCACCAGATTGCAAACAGTCCTGGAGCCCTGAGGATGCTGCATCGACTCGGAGTGCGGTACGCCACCTTGACTCACACCAGAAACAACCAGTACTACGACTCGGCT ACAGACGAGCCGCTCCACAATGGCTTGAGCCAGATTGGCAAGAAAATGATTCACGAGATGAACCGTGTCGGAAT GATGATAGACCTATCCCACACGAGCACATCCACTCAACAAGCCGTCCTAGAGGTCTCGAAAGCTCCTGTAATATTCTCCCATTCTGCCTG TGCCGCGCTTGTGTCACACCCGCGTAATGTCACAGATGAGGTACTACGCATGCTGGAGAAGAATGGCGGTGTTATCATGATATGCTTCCTGCGAGAGTTGGTGGATCCGACCGGAGGTGAACAGGCCACCTGCTCGCAGGTTGTCGATCACATCCTACACGCGGCCAAACGGATTGGCTATGACCATGTGGGGATAGGATCTGATTTTGATGGGATGTTACAAGGGCCGAAAGAGCTAGATGATGTGTCTGCATTCCCACAGCTCGTGGCCCAGCTGTTACAGCGAGGAGTAGCCGAGTCTAATGTTGAGAAAGTCGTCGGCCTTAACATCCTTCGAATCatgaaggaggtggaggatgtggCTTTCCAGGAACAGAATTTCAACACCACGGACCATCTCTGCGATGAGATCAGGCCGATGTGGACGGCCGAACAGAGAGAGATGTTACACCTCCAGGGAAGAAAACGAGGGCTTGCATAA
- the gliK gene encoding gamma-glutamyl cyclotransferase gliK (COG:S;~EggNog:ENOG410PWVN;~InterPro:IPR036568,IPR017939,IPR013024;~PFAM:PF13772;~antiSMASH:Cluster_6.7;~go_function: GO:0003839 - gamma-glutamylcyclotransferase activity [Evidence IEA]), translated as MEEPQDGSQVDASKAIWYFAYGSNIRSSVMKGRAITPLRAQPVVVPSHILCFDIFGIPYAEPAFASITTLPSDLAAGGSQEQAIPPVHGVAYLLTADDYRRLVLTEGAGVGYNEISVRARILSLDPDEGEEIMAYTLQAKYPWRPNRAPSMRYMGLIVDGANEFSLPDTYKTYLQSLPVYVPLPTYRSQAGAWCFLTFWRRAIRLLARLTQVSTNERGHCPRWLGGVIVGVYRCMWGWHDYVHSVIWTPGDGVAFGPQC; from the exons ATGGAAGAACCTCAGGATGGAAGTCAAGTGGACGCCAGCAAGGCGATATGGTATTTCGCATATGGCTCAAATATCCGGTCGTCTGTGATGAAGGGGCGTGCAATCACCCCTCTCAGGGCCCAACCCGTCGTCGTGCCATCACACATCCTCTGCTTCGACATTTTCGGTATTCCCTATGCGGAACCCGCGTTCGCCAGTATTACAACACTGCCGTCAGATCTGGCGGCTGGCGGCTCACAGGAACAGGCTATCCCGCCAGTGCATGGGGTGGCATACCTGCTTACGGCTGATGATTATCGACGCTTGGTGCTTACTGAAGGCGCTGGAGTGGGTTACAATGAAATCAGCGTACGCGCCAGAATATTGAGCCTGGACCCTGACGAGGGTGAGGAGATTATGGCTTATACACTGCAAGCTAAATATCCGTGGCGACCCAATCGAGCCCCCAGCATGAGATATATG GGGCTGATAGTAGATGGAGCGAACGAGTTCAGCCTTCCCGACACCTACAAGACATACCTTCAGTCCCTGCCAGTGTATGTTCCGCTGCCAACGTATCGGTCCCAAGCCGGGGCCTGGTGCTTCCTCACCttctggaggagagcgaTCCGTCTTCTGGCTCGCCTGACACAAGTCAGCACGAATGAAAGGGGACATTGTCCGAGATGGCTAGGGGGTGTGATAGTTGGCGTGTATCGTTGTATGTGGGGATGGCACGACTATGTGCACTCGGTGATCTGGACTCCGGGGGATGGAGTCGCGTTCGGTCCGCAATGCTAG
- the gliI gene encoding aminotransferase gliI (COG:T;~EggNog:ENOG410PMTX;~InterPro:IPR004839,IPR015424,IPR015421,IPR015422;~PFAM:PF00155;~SMCOG1019:aminotransferase;~antiSMASH:Cluster_6.7;~go_function: GO:0003824 - catalytic activity [Evidence IEA];~go_function: GO:0030170 - pyridoxal phosphate binding [Evidence IEA];~go_process: GO:0009058 - biosynthetic process [Evidence IEA]), producing the protein MAQRTIQSKRSVARLDGLKGFGLSSTQQSPPKRRRVESPIDLSIAENWSIRPELVSLFQDVIKNNLAAEHLSYSDSQFGDTKTMRALSAFFNEYFGVYHPVEPSQIALAPGSSSSLAGLLGQICDAGEGVLVPAPFWSKSLFPSREKRLKISADGFDFHFAVHAQVHPVVARLDKIERAFDADAILASLTLAYDETPLRTRALVLTNPGNPLGQCYDTDVLQRCAEFCRERDLHFICDEVYALSYFATPAESRVPFQSILTLDPASLGCDQSRMHMVWSLSKDFGCSGLRLGCVVSQANPDLILALRLPTSTEVSALTTLCAAALLTSPTLSDLVAMNKKRLADSYKAMTQVLEAHNIQYVPAIAGLFVFARLKPEATAKEEAEFVRRVRQQGLIISPGQAYHIGQEHGGWYRLTFSLLSEQLKKALAILDQCLANNK; encoded by the exons ATGGCACAAAGGACTATCCAATCTAAGCGCTCTGTAGCAAGGTTGGACGGGCTAAAAGGCTTTGGCTTGTCTTCCACACAGCAATCGCCCCCGAAACGGCGCCGTGTCGAATCACCAATCGATCTATCGATAGCAGAAAATTGGTCAATCCGGCCGGAGCTCGTATCGCTCTTTCAGGATGTGATCAAGAACAATCTAGCCGCGGAG CACCTGTCCTACAGTGACAGTCAGTTTGGAGACACAAAGACGATGCGAGCGCTGTCCGCCTTTTTTAACGAATACTTTGGGGTTTATCATCCGGTTGAGCCATCACAAATTGCTCTTGCACCCGGCTCATCGAGTTCCCTGgctggcttgctgggccAGATCTGCGATGCGGGCGAGGGGGTTCTCGTGCCGGCTCCTTTCTGGAGTAAGTCGCTCTTCCCATCGAGAGAAAAACGGCTTAAGATATCTGCAGATGGCTTCGACTTTCATTTTGCAGTCCACGCACAGGTCCATCCCGTCGTCGCACGCTTGGACAAGATTGAGCGCGCGTTCGATGCAGACGCCATCTTAGCATCGTTGACTCTAGCATACGATGAAACGCCTCTTCGAACTCGCGCCCTCGTCCTGACCAACCCTGGAAACCCCCTTGGCCAATGCTATGATACCGACGTACTCCAGCGCTGTGCAGAATTCTGCCGAGAACGCGATCTGCATTTTATCTGCGACGAGGTTTATGCGCTCTCTTATTTTGCTACGCCTGCCGAGAGCCGTGTGCCCTTCCAATCCATATTGACCTTGGATCCAGCCTCCTTGGGATGCGATCAGTCGCGCATGCACATGGTGTGGAGCTTGAGCAAGGACTTTGGATGCAGTGGACTTCGTTTG GGATGTGTAGTCTCGCAGGCGAATCCAGATCTGATCCTTGCCCTCCGCCTGCCCACGAGCACCGAAGTATCCGCCTTGACTACCCTCTGTGCAGCCGCACTCTTAACCTCTCCGACGCTGTCGGACCTTGTCGCCATGAATAAAAAACGACTTGCCGACTCTTACAAGGCGATGACCCAGGTTCTCGAGGCGCACAACATACAGTACGTACCAGCAATCGCAGGGCTATTCGTCTTCGCGCGCTTGAAGCCCGAGGCTACTGCAAAGGAGGAAGCCGAATTTGTACGGAGAGTAAGGCAACAAGGGCTCATTATCAGTCCCGGTCAAGCTTATCATATTGGTCAGGAACACGGGGGCTGGTATAGGCTGACGTTCTCTTTGCTATCCgagcagctgaagaaggcaCTGGCAATTCTGGACCAATGTTTGGCAAATAATAAATAG
- the gliM gene encoding O-methyltransferase gliM (COG:S;~EggNog:ENOG410PHWZ;~InterPro:IPR001077,IPR036388,IPR016461,IPR029063, IPR036390;~PFAM:PF00891;~SMCOG1042:O-methyltransferase;~antiSMASH:Cluster_6.7;~go_function: GO:0008168 - methyltransferase activity [Evidence IEA];~go_function: GO:0008171 - O-methyltransferase activity [Evidence IEA]), translating to MEATLSILSASLKEAASQLEGPLNSERLAALHDHREGKLPDAVLSELAAQTCDLLHQVEQLLEPSSLVLADHFLGYLNSKCLCAAVELHIPDLLVNGPQHLAKLARLSGAREDRLRQVLRMLHNNGIFAYSPDADTYSNNPTSEMLRTDHWTQWHNWVDLYANEFYDMAKGIPASLKQGTVRTPAQINFDTDENMFDYFTRRGWLPRLHRTLGGGATAQAPGILADYPWEEFGDKSFLDIGGGEGALIALILRRHPGMRAALLDTPKVIEHARPLFRDGKYADVGERVPDDNLIAGDFLKSIPTFEFYTMKWCLHDWDDEKTTIVLQNIRRAIQATPDSRLVVMESILADGRSRRLSRYGDLTMMVSADGQERTEAQWRSLAGRTGWEIRKVRTLRGAWPCAIEMKPV from the exons ATGGAAGCGACTCTCTCAATTTTATCGGCCTCGCTGAAGGAGGCAGCTTCGCAGCTAGAAGGTCCGTTGAACTCGGAACGTCTCGCTGCCCTGCACGACCACCGCGAAGGGAAACTGCCCGATGCTGTCCTGAGTGAGCTGGCAGCGCAAACATGCGACCTCCTGCATCAGGTCGAGCAGCTGTTGGAGCCATCGTCCCTAGTGCTCGCCGACCATTTCCTGG GCTATCTCAACTCCAAATGCCTTTGCGCAGCTGTTGAACTCCACATTCCAGATCTCCTCGTGAATGGGCCTCAGCATTTGGCAAAACTGGCCCGGTTGTCAGGGGCCAGAGAGGACCGGCTGCGCCAGGTTCTTCGAATGCTGCACAACAACGGAATCTTCGCTTACTCCCCGGACGCCGACACGTACAGCAACAACCCGACCTCTGAGATGCTGAGAACGGATCATTGGACTCAATGGCACAACTGGGTTGATCTGTACGCCAATGAGTTCTACGACATGGCAAAGGGAATTCCGGCCTCGCTCAAGCAGGGCACGGTGCGCACCCCGGCACAGATCAACTTCGATACCGACGAGAACATGTTTGACTACTTCACGCGCCGTGGGTGGCTACCACGATTACATCGGACACTTGGAGGTGGAGCTACCGCGCAGGCTCCTGGTATCCTGGCCGACTATCCTTGGGAGGAGTTTGGCGACAAGAGCTTCCTCGATATCGGAGGGGGTGAAGGTGCATTGATTGCGCTGATACTGCGCAGACATCCTGGCATGCGCGCCGCACTACTCGATACGCCCAAGGTCATTGAGCATGCTCGGCCGCTGTTCCGAGATGGAAAGTATGCAGATGTTGGCGAGCGGGTGCCAGATGACAACTTGATCGCGGGGGACTTTTTGAAGAGCATTCCGACCTTTGAGTTCTACACGATGAAATGGTGCCTGCACGACTGGGACGATGAGAAGACTACAATCGTACTGCAGAACATTCGCAGAGCTATCCAGGCAACCCCCGACAGCCGCCTCGTAGTTATGGAGTCTATTCTGGCAGATGGACGCAGTCGCCGACTCTCACGGTATGGGGACCTCACTATGATGGTCAGTGCGGATGGACAGGAGCGAACTGAGGCGCAATGGCGCTCGCTCGCCGGCCGCACTGGATGGGAGATCCGGAAGGTCCGGACTCTGAGGGGAGCATGGCCCTGTGCCATTGAGATGAAACCGGTCTGA
- the gliG gene encoding glutathione S-transferase gliG (COG:O;~EggNog:ENOG410PV28;~InterPro:IPR036249,IPR040079,IPR036282,IPR010987, IPR004045,IPR004046;~PFAM:PF13409,PF00043,PF13417;~SMCOG1193:glutathione S-transferase;~antiSMASH:Cluster_6.7;~go_function: GO:0005515 - protein binding [Evidence IEA];~go_process: GO:0006749 - glutathione metabolic process [Evidence IEA]) encodes MESRNDTEPVPVIQGDIDYDGRVILYVIKADQTSYINYIKPLILAREVKVPHVLSVIDTKDEWFYRIHPERMVPSLKDQDPETKEEVVVFESTACLQYLADRFDHDQSWTGRTGTEKGAVLSWTAHQTAALGPTAKYWLYFLRGYPTRQEPVQLPRTIEKLHSNCLHQWDILDRRLSLPGQHYVALSDRPTLADLSYFPFAMPWMFQFLGVDIHDWPHIEAWSERMLARPAVKAVLEMAPTIGH; translated from the exons ATGGAGTCCCGCAACGATACAGAGCCGGTCCCCGTGATTCAAGGCGACATCGACTATGACGGACGCGTCATTCTCTACGTGATCAAAG CGGACCAGACCTCGTACATCAACTACATCAAGCCGCTCATCTTAGCAAGGGAGGTCAAGGTCCCCCACGTGCTTTCTGTGATTGACACCAAGGACGAGTGGTTCTATCGGATCCATCCCGAGCGCATGGTGCCCTCGCTCAAGGACCAGGACCCCGAGACCAAAGAAGAGGTGGTTGTGTTTGAGAGCACAGCTTGCCTGCAGTATCTTGCGGACCGATTCGACCACGACCAGAGCTGGACTGGCCGCACTGGCACAGAAAAAGGGGCCGTTCTCTCGTGGACCGCCCATCAGACGGCAGCCCTAGG TCCCACTGCAAAGTACTGGCTGTACTTCCTCCGAGGGTACCCTACTCGCCAGGAGCCTGTCCAACTGCCGCGGACCATCGAGAAGCTGCACTCCAACTGCCTGCACCAGTGGGACATTCTCGACAGGCGCCTCTCGTTGCCCGGCCAGCACTACGTCGCCCTCTCCGATCGCCCGACTCTGGCCGATCTATCCTACTTCCCCTTTGCCATGCCCTGGATGTTCCAGTTCCTCGGTGTCGATATCCACGACTGGCCTCATATCGAAGCCTGGAGCGAAAGAATGCTTGCGCGACCGGCGGTCAAGGCCGTGTTGGAAATGGCCCCAACAATCGGCCACTGA